One segment of Rhipicephalus microplus isolate Deutch F79 unplaced genomic scaffold, USDA_Rmic scaffold_48, whole genome shotgun sequence DNA contains the following:
- the LOC119159362 gene encoding uncharacterized protein LOC119159362 isoform X1, whose translation MQSVMFLLAAAVACFVLNEEVFAQKMILMENFDPAQVEGVWYTVGRTGALYNDSASCTKYEVKHENGRIYEVVLNYRDKSNAVVKNAFRVVEDSDHPAQFFFADKGWVLWNTPKMALRTPEVRGLRLRTTVRNAAVYGQKVAVRFLGSDYKNWNVCFGYVFGNIPVYGIGSRTPVLDPKYMEEAMAVMKKNDITTVEKCTPF comes from the exons ATGCAGTCGGTTATGTTCCTGTTGGCAGCTGCAGTGGCTTGCTTCGTTCTCAACGAAGAGGTCTTCGCGCAAAAGATGATTCTCATGGAGAATTTCGATCCTGCACAG GTGGAGGGCGTTTGGTACACTGTCGGAAGGACCGGCGCTCTCTACAACGACTCGGCGTCCTGCACCAAGTACGAAGTAAAACACGAGAACGGCAGGATTTATGAGGTGGTGCTCAACTACAGGGACAAGTC GAATGCGGTAGTAAAGAATGCATTTCGCGTGGTGGAAGATTCCGACCACCCGGCCCAGTTCTTTTTCGCGGATAAAG gcTGGGTTTTGTGGAACACCCCGAAAATGGCTTTACGGACCCCTGAGGTCCGTGGACTCCGCTTGAGGACCACTGTTCGAAATGCCGCCGTAT ACGGCCAGAAAGTTGCAGTGCGGTTTTTGGGGTCCGACTACAAGAACTGGAATGTCTGCTTCGGCTACGTCTTCGGAAACA TACCTGTGTACGGCATCGGTTCTAGAACGCCTGTGCTGGATCCCAAGTACATGGAGGAGGCCATGGCCGTAATGAAGAAAAATGATATCACCACTGTAGAAAAATGCACACCATTCTAG
- the LOC119159362 gene encoding uncharacterized protein LOC119159362 isoform X2, which translates to MQSVMFLLAAAVACFVLNEEVFAQKMILMENFDPAQVEGVWYTVGRTGALYNDSASCTKYEVKHENGRIYEVVLNYRDKSNAVVKNAFRVVEDSDHPAQFFFADKGWVLWNTPKMALRTPEVRGLRLRTTVRNAATARKLQCGFWGPTTRTGMSASATSSETYLCTASVLERLCWIPSTWRRPWP; encoded by the exons ATGCAGTCGGTTATGTTCCTGTTGGCAGCTGCAGTGGCTTGCTTCGTTCTCAACGAAGAGGTCTTCGCGCAAAAGATGATTCTCATGGAGAATTTCGATCCTGCACAG GTGGAGGGCGTTTGGTACACTGTCGGAAGGACCGGCGCTCTCTACAACGACTCGGCGTCCTGCACCAAGTACGAAGTAAAACACGAGAACGGCAGGATTTATGAGGTGGTGCTCAACTACAGGGACAAGTC GAATGCGGTAGTAAAGAATGCATTTCGCGTGGTGGAAGATTCCGACCACCCGGCCCAGTTCTTTTTCGCGGATAAAG gcTGGGTTTTGTGGAACACCCCGAAAATGGCTTTACGGACCCCTGAGGTCCGTGGACTCCGCTTGAGGACCACTGTTCGAAATGCCGCC ACGGCCAGAAAGTTGCAGTGCGGTTTTTGGGGTCCGACTACAAGAACTGGAATGTCTGCTTCGGCTACGTCTTCGGAAACA TACCTGTGTACGGCATCGGTTCTAGAACGCCTGTGCTGGATCCCAAGTACATGGAGGAGGCCATGGCCGTAA
- the LOC119159362 gene encoding uncharacterized protein LOC119159362 isoform X3 yields MQSVMFLLAAAVACFVLNEEVFAQKMILMENFDPAQVEGVWYTVGRTGALYNDSASCTKYEVKHENGRIYEVVLNYRDKSNAVVKNAFRVVEDSDHPAQFFFADKDGQKVAVRFLGSDYKNWNVCFGYVFGNIPVYGIGSRTPVLDPKYMEEAMAVMKKNDITTVEKCTPF; encoded by the exons ATGCAGTCGGTTATGTTCCTGTTGGCAGCTGCAGTGGCTTGCTTCGTTCTCAACGAAGAGGTCTTCGCGCAAAAGATGATTCTCATGGAGAATTTCGATCCTGCACAG GTGGAGGGCGTTTGGTACACTGTCGGAAGGACCGGCGCTCTCTACAACGACTCGGCGTCCTGCACCAAGTACGAAGTAAAACACGAGAACGGCAGGATTTATGAGGTGGTGCTCAACTACAGGGACAAGTC GAATGCGGTAGTAAAGAATGCATTTCGCGTGGTGGAAGATTCCGACCACCCGGCCCAGTTCTTTTTCGCGGATAAAG ACGGCCAGAAAGTTGCAGTGCGGTTTTTGGGGTCCGACTACAAGAACTGGAATGTCTGCTTCGGCTACGTCTTCGGAAACA TACCTGTGTACGGCATCGGTTCTAGAACGCCTGTGCTGGATCCCAAGTACATGGAGGAGGCCATGGCCGTAATGAAGAAAAATGATATCACCACTGTAGAAAAATGCACACCATTCTAG